A region of the Campylobacter cuniculorum DSM 23162 = LMG 24588 genome:
TTGAAGAAACTGAAATTAAATGGCCTGATTTAGCCTTAGCTAAAAAGACTGCTTTTTTGATTGTCAATTTATTTGCTTTTGCCTTTTTGTTTGAATATTTGGGCTTCATATTTTCAAGTATGATTTTTATTTTCCTCACTTCATTGATTTTTAAAGCCAAATGGTTGTATGCATTGATTTTTGCTATATTAGCAAGTGTGCTTTTATATTATCTTTTTGATGATTTAATGCAAATTACCCTACCTGCTGGACAAATTTTTGAGTAAAGATAAGGATAAATAATGGATACTTGGTTATATTTATTACAAGGTTTTGAAGTTGCTTTAAGCACTCAAAACATTATCATTGCAATTATAGGTTGTTTTATAGGAACTATTGTTGGAATGTTGCCCGGATTAGGACCAATTAATGGAGTTGCTATACTCCTACCTCTTGCTTATTCTATGGGGCTTGAGCCTACTTCTGCAATCATCTTACTTGCAACCGTTTATATGGGCTGTGAATATGGGGGACGCATTTCATCTATACTTTTAGGAATTCCCGGCGATGCAGCAGCAATTATGACAACTTTAGATGGACACCCCTTAGCTAAAAAAGGTTTGGCAGGGAAGGCTCTTTGTATCTCTGCAATCAGCTCCTTTATAGGCTCATTGATTGCAATCACGGGCATTGTCTTGTTTGCCCCCTTACTTGCACAATGGTCTTTAAGTTTTGGTCCTCCACAATACTTTGCCCTCATTATTTTCGCTCTTGCAACTCTTGGCTCTATGCTCGCACAAAAGCCGATTCGTTCAATGCTATCAGCTCTTATAGGCTTGTTTTTAACCACCATAGGTATTGATGGAAATTCTGGAGTCTATCGCTTCACTTTTGACAATCCGCATTTATACGATGGAATTCCCTTTGTGATTCTTGTTATAGGTTTATTTTCCATCAGTGAAATTCTATTGATTTTAGAAAACACGCATACCGGAGCAGTGGCGATTAAAAAAACCGGAAAACTTTTGGTTTCTGTGAAAGAATTTTTTCATTGTTTTTGGACGATTATAAGATCAGCAATCACAGGCTTTTTTGTAGGCGTCTTACCCGGAGCGGGAGCTACAATAGCAAGTGCGATTTCTTATATGAATGAAAAAAAACTTGCAGGAAAAGACAATGAATTTGGTAAAGGAGATTTAAGAGGAGTTGCCGCACCCGAAACGGCTAATAATGCTTCAGCTTGCGGTTCTTTCATACCTATGCTAACCTTAGGACTTCCGGGTTCTGGAACAACTGCTGTGATGATAGGAGCTTTAACCCTTTATAATATCAATCCCGGTCCTACAATGTTTAGCGACAATCCGGATATAGTTTGGGGGCTTATTGCTTCTTTGTTTATTGCTAATGTTTTATTGCTTTTTTTAAACATTCCACTCATCGGTGTGTTTGTGAAAATTTTGAGCATTCCTATTTGGGTTCTAGCTCCTATCATTGCTGTTGTATCAGCAATAGGGATTTATTCAATCAACAGCACAAGTTTTGATTTGTTTTTAATCATTATCATCGGTATTATAGGCTATATATTAAGAAAACTTCAATTTCCTATGGCACCGCTTATTTTGGGATTTGTTTTAGGGGAAATGCTTGAAGTGAATTTAAGAAGAGCTCTTTCTATTAGCAGTGGAGATTTTTCTATACTTTATGATGGGGTGATTACAAAAATTTTACTTTTAGGGGCTTTATTTATCATTGTAATTCCTCCTTTGGTTAAAAAAATAAAAAAATCAAAACATTAAGAGGGTTTTAAGACTCTCTTTTGTCTCTATGAATTATTTTTAAATGACAAATAAATTAAAAAATTTAAAGCATGAAAATAAAAAATACTTTATCTTAATGGGATAAATTCAAATGTTTGCAGTAGCAGCAAATACAGCTTAAACTTTTTAAATTGATATCCAAATCAGGCAAAAACCAAAATAAAATATAAAAAAACAAAATTATCTTATAACCAAAATTCTAATCTCTAAGTTTTTCAAATTTTAGAAAAAGTTTAAAAAGATAATCAATTTATTGATTATAAAAATTAACCAAGAGGTATTTGATATTTAATTGTTTTTATATTTTTAAATATGCTATCAGGTGAATAATTTCAAATCTCTTAAAAAATAAGTCTAAAGTTTAAAAATAAAGGTTTAGATTTGCTATATTATAAAAAATCAATTAAATTTTTATATTAAAACAAATTTTAAATTCGTATAAAAATGTTTTTTATAAGTGTTCAACCAAATATAAATACACAGGAATATTCACTTCTATATAGGGCTTTACTTTAGCATTGAGATACATCTCCTCATCAATGACCTCGTCAATGACTCCTACGGGAATTCCCGCAAAAAAGATGTTGTCAAGTCCGCTGGTTAAAATCTCGTCACCAACTTTGATTTTTGCATATTTAGGAATGAATTTGACCATAATTTTATCGTTTTGTCCCTGTATGATTCCGGGAAATTTGTCTTTTCCTATATAAACTGAAAAACTGCATTGCTCATCACCTTGTAAAATTGCCATTGTTCTGCCATCTTTATTGACAGCAATTCCGGCTGTATAGCCCTTGTAAATAATTCCAGAAATTCCGCTAGGAATATGCATTATCGAGTCAAGCCATACTTTTTTATAATCATTCATTTGCACATAAGACATTGCTCTTGCTAAGGAGATATTGGGGAAATATTGCGTGGAATTTTTATCCTCTAAAAGGCGATTGAGTTCATTAGAAAGGGTTATTGCTAAAATGGCATTACGTTCTAATTCCTTGTTTTTTTCTTTTAAAGTAGCAATTTGTTCAGCTTGATTGAAATGTTCTGAAATTTTTTCGCCTACAAACTCCTTAAAATCATAGAGTTTTCCAATAATAAAATCATTGATAAAAAGAATATTTTTTTTAATCAATCCTCCATAATGCAAAGAAACAACCACTAAAAAAGCTAAGATTAAAATAAATACAATTTTATTCTTCATTTGTGAGTTGTTGCAATAAAGAAATTTCCTCTAAAGCCCTACCTGTGCCTTTAGCAACAGCTAATAAAGGTTCATCTGCTACATATACAGGCAAACGCACAACTTCGGATAAATACTTATCAAGCCCCCGAATCAAAGCTCCGCCTCCGGTCAATACAACTCCATTTTCAACTATATCTGAAGCCAAATCCGGTGGCATCATTTCAAGCACCATTTTTAAAGCATCAGAAATTTCTTTTAAATACTCCTTCATGGCTTCTCTTACATCTTCACTTGTAAGCTCTATGGAATTTAAAAGTCCTGTAACTTGGTCGCGTCCCTTGACAACCATTGAAAGTTCTTTTGGA
Encoded here:
- a CDS encoding tripartite tricarboxylate transporter permease — encoded protein: MDTWLYLLQGFEVALSTQNIIIAIIGCFIGTIVGMLPGLGPINGVAILLPLAYSMGLEPTSAIILLATVYMGCEYGGRISSILLGIPGDAAAIMTTLDGHPLAKKGLAGKALCISAISSFIGSLIAITGIVLFAPLLAQWSLSFGPPQYFALIIFALATLGSMLAQKPIRSMLSALIGLFLTTIGIDGNSGVYRFTFDNPHLYDGIPFVILVIGLFSISEILLILENTHTGAVAIKKTGKLLVSVKEFFHCFWTIIRSAITGFFVGVLPGAGATIASAISYMNEKKLAGKDNEFGKGDLRGVAAPETANNASACGSFIPMLTLGLPGSGTTAVMIGALTLYNINPGPTMFSDNPDIVWGLIASLFIANVLLLFLNIPLIGVFVKILSIPIWVLAPIIAVVSAIGIYSINSTSFDLFLIIIIGIIGYILRKLQFPMAPLILGFVLGEMLEVNLRRALSISSGDFSILYDGVITKILLLGALFIIVIPPLVKKIKKSKH
- a CDS encoding tripartite tricarboxylate transporter TctB family protein, with protein sequence MISIRIFSVILLALCSFLIYQGLGIKTEFSYEPLGPRPFPIIALILIALGAFSLFFFFEETEIKWPDLALAKKTAFLIVNLFAFAFLFEYLGFIFSSMIFIFLTSLIFKAKWLYALIFAILASVLLYYLFDDLMQITLPAGQIFE
- the mreC gene encoding rod shape-determining protein MreC encodes the protein MKNKIVFILILAFLVVVSLHYGGLIKKNILFINDFIIGKLYDFKEFVGEKISEHFNQAEQIATLKEKNKELERNAILAITLSNELNRLLEDKNSTQYFPNISLARAMSYVQMNDYKKVWLDSIMHIPSGISGIIYKGYTAGIAVNKDGRTMAILQGDEQCSFSVYIGKDKFPGIIQGQNDKIMVKFIPKYAKIKVGDEILTSGLDNIFFAGIPVGVIDEVIDEEMYLNAKVKPYIEVNIPVYLYLVEHL